GCAGCATCACGTTGAGACCCCGGTCGGGGCGGCCCAAGTCCGTGACGATGAACAACACGCACATGGTCACCGCGGCTACCGCCAGGAACTCTCCGAGGATCGTAATCCTGCCGAAAACTTTATAATTATGGAGATAGTAAGGCAGAACCAGCATCACAGCCGATGCGGCGACACCCACCAGAAAGGTGAATTGAGCAATGTAAAAGCCCCATGATACGTCTCTGCTCATTCCCGTAATGGTGAGACCTACCTTGAACTGCCAATACCAAGTGGCGAAGGCGGCTCCGATTACGACCAAAAGCGCCAAAACCCACAGCCAGTACCTTCGACTTTGAACGAATATCGCTTTCTCTAACATCTCGACCTCACACTAGATAAAGCACGGATGGACGTGTGCCAAGAAAGGTTTTGCGCCGGATGGCGTACTTACCGCGAAGCGCCCTTCTGACGTCGGAATCCGGATCCTCAAGGTCTCCAAAGATCAGCGCCTTGGGTTTGCAGGCTTCCACACAGGCAGGCTGCAAACCATCCGCCAGCCGTTCCGCGCAGAAATTGCACTTTTCCACTACGCCTCTCATCCTGGTCGGAAACTCGGTACGAACCTCTTTTATAAAGGGTCGCGGGTCTTGAAAGTTGAAGCTTCGGGCTCCGAACGGGCATGCGGCCATGCAGTATCGGCAGCCGATGCATCGATGAAAATCCATCATCACGACGCCGTCTTCCCGCTTGAAGGTCGCCTTGGTAGGGCAGACCCGCACGCAGGGTGGATTATCGCAATGATTGCAGAGAACCATGAAAGGGGTCCCCGTCAATTGAGCGAACTCGTCGACCTGGCCTGGAAATGCGTGCTCATAAGGCGTCTGCCAGATCCACTTGATTTCCTCTTTCGCGCCCTCAATTTCCGGGACATTGTGCGTAATGTGACAGGCGGCAATGCAGTCTCTGCACTGGTCCTTTGCGATCTTCTCCTGGCATGTTTTCACATCGACGACCATGCCCCATCGTTTCGCCTGCAGGGCCCTCGGCTTCGATGAGTAGGGGGATTGGCCGGAGCCTGCCATGGCGTCTGTTACCGGTTTGGCTCCAACCCCCAGAGCGCACAGACCGGCTAACTTCAAAAAACTCCTACGGTCTTCGTTCATCACTCTTCCCCTTTGGCACATTATGGCAGTCCCAACAGTACGGTCTTACCGACGTGTAGTTGTGGCATCGGTCGCAAAATGTGTCCTTGTTCGAGTGGCAGTCAAGGCATGTGTTCGTCAGGCTCATGTTGTAGGCCTGTCCTTGAGCGTTGGTATAGAGCCTGTTCTTCTCTCGGACAACTTTGTTCCGCCAATTATCCAGCAACTGCATGTGCGACTCTTTCATCCATGGAGTCGCCTCAATGCAAACCTTTGCCTGCTTGGCCTTTTCGGTCAGTACCAGTTCCGGCGCAGGCCCGGGCTTTCCGATACTGGACCAAATTGGATACGCCATGAGACCGACGAAGATAATGAGACCGATGATAATCTTGACTGAATTATACATCCTCTTCCTCCTCTACTCCGGGGAGAGGTTCACCGCGAAGGTTCAGGGTCCGCTCTTTCTCTCCAGGCATGATCAGGGCGTTGGCCACGAGTTCGTGGAGGCCGCATACCCCCACTTCAGGAACCCAGTACTGCATCGAGGCGGTCAACACGGCGCGGTCGATGGCGCAGATGCAACTCATCATGTTGACACCATGTTTTTCATGAACGTATTTGGCCGCGTTCGCTCTCGGAAAGCCCCCTCTCATGCGTATTTCCATGTTTTCCCCGGCATTGAGACCGGAGCCGCTCCCGCAACAGAAGGTCTGCTCCCGTATGGTGTTTTCGGGCATTTCGTAGAAATGATTCACCACGTTCTTGAGCACGTATCGCGGTTCTTCGAAGAATCCCATGCCGCGGGCCGTGTTACACGAGTCATGCCAGGTCACCACCAGATCATCGTTTCTACTCGGGTCCAGAGCCAGCTTGCCGTTCTTGATCAAGTCCGCGGTAAATTCCGCAATATGGACCACCTTGGTGGACGCGGCCTGATGGAATTTCGTTCCGGTAAGAGGCGATACCGGGACCTCCAAGAAGTCCGCCGGCCCGTTCATGGTGTCCATATATTGATTGATGACCCGCCACATGTGGCCGCATTCCCCGCCAAGAATCCATTTTACGCCAAGCCGCTTGGCTTCCAGATACATCTTGGCGTTGAGCCTTTTCATCATCTCGTGGGACGTAAAGAGGCCGAAGTTTCCGCCTTCGGAGGCATACGTGCTCCATGTGTAGTCCAGATCCAGGGCGTGGAAAAGCATAAGGTAGCCCATGCAGGTATACGTGCCCGGGTCGGCAAACACATCCCCGGAAGGCGTAACGAACAGGAGCTCGGCCCCTTTTCTGTTGAAAGTGGGAGAAACTCGCACGCCCGTTACACCCTCGATTTCATCCACGAAGAAATCGATCATATCCTTGAACGCATGCGGCTGAATTCCAAGATGGTTTCCCGTCCGGTAGCAGTTGGCTACCGGCGCGGAAATCCAGTCCGTATTCAAACCGATAAGATTGAGCAACTCTCTCCCGATGATCGTGACTTCAGCCGTATCGATCCCATACGGACAAAACACGGAACAACGACGGCACTCGGTGCACTGAAAAAGGTAGTACCACCATTCCTTCAAGACGTCGACCGTGAGTTTTCTCCCGCCGGCCAGCTTTCCCAGAATCCTGCCGGCCGTAGTGAATTCACCGCGATAGATGGATCGGATGAGTTCCGCTCTCAGCACGGGCATGTTTTTCGGATCGCCGGATCCGATGAAGAAGTGGCACTTGTCCGCGCAAGCCCCACATCTCACACAAATATCCATGAACACGTGAAAGCTTCGGTAACGATCGAGACGATCCTTGAATCCTTGTCGGACGATTTCCATCCAATCGCTGGGTAACGCCCAGTCTTCGTCCGGAACCGCCCATTCACGCGGATTTGGAAGTCCGACGGCCTCCAAATTCTTGGGTTTTCCCGCGTGACAATATACGCCCTCACGAAACTGCACCGGAACGTCCATCCAACCCGTAAACGACGGACTGTGTTCGATTTGGGCCAGTTCAGTGGGCTTTGGCGTTTTAACGGCCATTACGACTCCTTTTCTACTGGTAATCCGGCTTCAATCATTTTTTCCCTGAACTCGTCCTCATAAGCAGCGTAGCCATGGACCTTGACGGGGTAATTCCAGGGATTCACGTGCCTGCGGATACGAGAATCGTTGGGAAGATTCCTGGTTGGACTGAGAAACACACCCCCTAAATGAACAAGCTTGCTGAAGGGGAAGTATGCGATCAGCGCGCTGACAAGAAATAAGTGCACATAGAAGATCGTGCCGATGCCTTCATTGATCTTGGGCTTCAAACTGAAAAGGCTCACCACGAATTCCTTGATCCCGACCACGTCCACTCGTAGAAAATATCGCATGAGTATTCCCGAAATCACGATACCCACGATCAGCAACAGCGGGAAATAGTCGGCCGGAAGCGAGATATACCTTATCTGCGGGATGATCACTCTCCGAACGAAGAGCCAGCCTAGTGCGCCCAGAATAATCAGATCGGTCATATAGAGACCCGGAACCCCGACCTCGAGCCATCCGTCCACCCGTTCCAGCCAAGGTACAAAAAACGGAACGTTTTCGAGAAAAAGTCGGAAGTGCCTCAAAAAGATCACCAGAAAACAATAGTGGAATGCAATCGCCGCCAGCCACAGAAACTTTTCCGACCCGTAGATCGCCCTCGGGCCTTCCTGCCTGTAGTCCAGTTGCGTATTTCTAAAAAGCGACCGGAACAGGAGCACCTCGAACAGCATCCTGATAATGACGCCTCCCTTGGTGCACGGATTTTCCACTTTGTTCCATTTGATCCAGGGTAGCGTTTTCTGTTGGCCGCAAGTGGTGGGAATGCGGAACGGAACCGGTGAGCGCCCCCATTTGATCACCCGCCAGACCATTCCCCCAAAAAACAGCAGAATGGCCGCGTAGGGTATGATCACTCCGAAGAGTACACGCAGATCAACCGCGTAGACTCCGACGAGGGGGATCAAAACAAGCGCGGTAACCGCTATCAACGCAACCGACATCGAAAAAAGGAAGTTCATTGAATCATACCTCGCTTAAAATTTAACTATAACCCCGACAATGCACCTAATCTTGTTCAGCATCTGTTTCAGCTTCCTTTTTCAGTTCGAGATCAACGATCAGATTGGCCCGTTGGAGAAGTCTGAAGGTTCGATTCTTCAGTTCGTTAGCTCGGAGATCGTACAGTTTCTCCCGGCATCTCATGTAAATGTCGAAGGCCAGCAAGGCTACTCCGTCGATCCTCGTCTCGAGTTCGAACAACTCCTGGGCCGAGACTTGCCCGCTGTTGATCTCCGCCGCTAATTCTCCGCGGAGGATCCCTTTGAGCAGAAAAACGAACCGTACCGCATTGGAAGCTGTGAAATCCTGCACAGCTCTGACCCGAATAATGTTGTCAAGGAAACGCGACAGTTCCTGAATTTCGGCCCCCTCGATCAATCCATCGTAGATGGCCCCTATCTCCTCGGATAAGATGACACCCACGGGATTGGCGAAACGATTCTTCTTCGTCTTGAAAATCTTTGCCGTCTGATCGGGGTAGCTTTTAAGAATGTCTTCGAACCATGTATCCAGAATTCTGGACTTTCTTCGCTTGTCCGCTAAAAGTACTTCTATCACTTATACATAAACCTTTATCGCCATCAGCAACCTGCCTATTGCGTGAAAAATATTACAAAACCCCTCGGCACAACGATCCGCAGAGCCTCTATCATCGGCCGTTCTGTTTTATAACCATTTGATATTAGACAAGAAAAGGCTTCCTCAGTCCAAGGCTGCCATTTGGAAGTCACTTTTAAAACATGTTGTCTTTCTTTGTCAAGACTAAATCCGAGTTGGGAGCTTGAAGCCGCACGGGCGCCCCCGGCATTTTTACCATTCAAGCGATCGCATGCTAAGAAAACCTCGAAGTGTCGACCGGGTCCGAAAGCCGGGCCCTGGATCGGTTTTCCAGCCAACCGGTATCATCGCCGCATCCCATCGATGGAATGCCCGTCAAAAACGTGTGGTTCCGGATCCGGTGTTGGGCCTTCGGTTCCAATTCCTAGGTAAACACCAATATGTATAGATAACAGTCTGTATAGGAAATAAAATCCTTGTCCCGCCGCCCTTCCTGCAAAAAACATCCCGCCGGCCCGGCTACACTACCGATCCGTCCGGACGTTCCATCACTTCCGGAGGCAAAACCGGGCGGCTCCGCAAGGAAGTGAGACAATAGCGCCTATCCGCCGCGTTACTATCCGCTTCGACGCCCGACCCATCCGGTGTGCGTCCGCTTTCTTGCATCGATTTTCGTGTTGTTTTCTGTTTGCCTTATAGATATGGTGACCGGGAGTAAAGAGGAAATTCAGCGGAAGACGTACTCGACACCGGCGAGAACAATGACACATGAGCAAAACAAGCCCCCATCGGCTGCCGTAAACGGCGATGTTGCGTCCTGCCCTGACGTCCTCTTTAGACCTGCGTAACACGGTGGCCCTCGCCGGAACAGCGTCTCGAAACTCCCTATCGACAGCTTTCTGGAATTCCTGCCCGTGTTTCCATTCGAACAGACGGACCTGTCCGCGCTCTTTCGTGCGCCCCCGTAAGGCAGGATTTACCGAAGGAACGGGGCGTATGCCCAATGGCCTCGACACAAGCACCGAATGCGCGTCGCGGCTAACGGAGACGATTTTCACATTCCTCTAATATATACGCAGAGGCTATGAAAAACATGGTTTCACACCCCGTTCTTCCCTCCAAATACGAAACGACGACCACGGATATCCGAGTCGCAGATAAGAGCTTGACGTTTCTGCAAATCCGGAACATGGACGCCGTTATTGGGGAACTGCTCAAACCTGGGAAAAAAGGGGAGGGCGAGCGGCCTTTTTGGGCTAAAATATGGGAAAGCTCCGTCTTGTTGGCCCATTTGCTCTCGATGCTTCCCGTGAAATCGGACGCGTCGATGCTGGAAATCGGATGCGGCATGGGAGTGGCGGGATTGTTTGCGTCGGCGTTCGGCCACGATACGATCCTTACGGACATCAATGAAGATGCGTTGGCCTTTGCCCGAGCCAACGCCGCTTTGAACGGCCTCGAAGACACCAGGATCGTCCGCCTGGATTGGGGGTCGGACCGCTTGGAACGGAGGTTCGACATGATATTCGGCTCGGACGTCCTTTACACGGACGGCAGCTACGGTCTTCTGATCGAATTTCTGAAAGCGCATTTGAAGCCGGACGGCAAAGTCGTCCTTGCGGTCAGCGGCTTTATCTCGGCGGCCACGTTTTTTAAAGAGGCGGAACCGGTTTTTAAAATCGGCAAAAAGACCTATGCTCTTCGATCCGACACCCGAAGCCATTCTATTTTTCTGTACACCCTCGAATATCCATGAGTGGCTCCATTTTCCAGATTTTGTGTTGACAAACGAACGCTTTTACGAGTATAAAGCCATGTCTAAGTGCTTGAAAAATTGACAAATTATAATCTTCACAAGCACTTACGCCTTTTTTTCCGTTTGCCGAAAAGAAACGGTGGATGAGGTGTTTGCACCGTCCGACACGATATTTCAACACGACTTCAAGGATCTTACCGGGTCAAGGGAGGAGGTGAACCTGGATTCATCCAGCGATTGTCTATTCGATTTCAGCAATGATTCAATATAGAAGGCAGATGACTATTCACACAAGGAGGCATAGCTGATGGCATTTGAACCTCAAGAACCCCAAAAAGAGTTGAAGTACGATGAGCTACGCATCTACTCCGACGCAGAGTTGAAAAACTACACAGAGAAAGAGCTCAAGAACTTCAAGATCAAACACGACATCCCCATGTGCGAAGATCTGGAGTCGGGACCGTGGCCGAGTTTCGTGGCCGACGCCAAACGAGAGGCTCTTCATAGAAGGAAGCTGGCCGCGGATCGCATGATGATCGAGCGGGACGTAGTGGAAGACATGCTCGGCCAGTTGGAACTCTCTTTCAAAGATGGTGAGACCCACTGGAAACACGGCGGAATCGTCGGCGTATTCGGCTACGGCGGCGGTGTTATTGGAAGGTACTCGGACCTGCAGGTCAAGTTTCCTTCGATTGCTCATTTTCATACAGTGCGCGTGAACCAGCCAGCCAGCAAGTTCTACAATACCGATTATCTCAGAAGCCTTTGCGACCTCTGGGAATATCGGGGAAGCGGCATGATGAACCTGCACGGTTCCACCGGCGACATCATTTTCCTCGGAACCTTTACCGAACAGCTCGAGCCTATCTTTTACGAGCTGACGCACGTAATGCAGCAAGACCTCGGCGGTTCCGGATCCAATTTACGTACGCCCTCCTGCTGCATCGGCAAGGCGCGCTGCGAGTGGGCCTGCTACGACACCCAGGAACTCTGCTACGATCTGACGCACCATTATCAGGATGAGTTGCATCGTCCCGCGTTCCCGTACAAGTTCAAATTCAAGTTCGATGGTTGCCCCAACGGCTGCGTGGCCTCCATTGCGCGTTCCGACCTGTCGTTCATCGGCACCTGGAAAGACAACATCCGGATCGATCAGAAAGCAGTCAGCGCCTACATGGGAGGCGAAATCATCCCCAACGCCGGCGCTCACAGGGGCAGGGACTGGGGAGCGTTCGACATCCGGAAAGAGGTCATCGATCTGTGTCCCACCGGGTGCATGTGGCTGGAAGGCGGCAAGCTCATGATTGACGACAAGGAATGCACCCGTTGCATGCACTGCATCAACGTCATGCCCCAGGCTCTGAGACCCGGTGTGGACACCGGCGTCAGCATCCTTTGCGGAGCCAAAGCCCCCATCCTCGAGGGCGCCCAAATGGCGGTCCTGACCATTCCTTTCATGAAAGCGGAACCACCCTACGACAACATCAAAGCGTTCATCGAAAAGGTCTGGGACTGGTGGATGGAAGAAGGAAAAAACCGCGAACGTCTCGGCGAACTGATTCAGCGTCAAGGCCTGCCCAAGTTTATTCAAGTCCTGGGGATTCCGGCCATGCCGCAAATGGTTAAAGAACCTCGAAGCAACCCCTATATCTTCTGGAAAGAAGAAGACGTTCCCGGCGGTTGGCAGCGAGACATCCAAGACTATCGATCCAGGCACGCGAGATAGATTCGCAGAGGAGGTATATTAAATATGGGACTATCCACTGAAAGAATCGGACTGTATAATCCTGCGAAACCGATGGAAAATCGGATCACCGACTTGGGGCCGCGTCACTACTGGCAGTTTTTTCCTCCCGTTATTCAAGAAAACTACGGCAAGTGGAAATACCATGAGATCCTGGAACCCGGGGTGCTCGTCCATGTGGCTGAAAGCGGCGACAAGGTATTTACCGTACGCGTGGGCGGTTCGCGCTTCATGACCGTCGAGCACGTGCGTGAAATCTGCGACATCGCGGACAAGCACTGCGGCGGCCACCTCCGCTTCACCACCCGAAACAACATCGAATTCATGGTTGACAGCCTTGAAAAGGCCGAGGCCCTGAAGAAGGACCTG
The genomic region above belongs to Deltaproteobacteria bacterium and contains:
- the dsrM gene encoding sulfate reduction electron transfer complex DsrMKJOP subunit DsrM, translating into MNFLFSMSVALIAVTALVLIPLVGVYAVDLRVLFGVIIPYAAILLFFGGMVWRVIKWGRSPVPFRIPTTCGQQKTLPWIKWNKVENPCTKGGVIIRMLFEVLLFRSLFRNTQLDYRQEGPRAIYGSEKFLWLAAIAFHYCFLVIFLRHFRLFLENVPFFVPWLERVDGWLEVGVPGLYMTDLIILGALGWLFVRRVIIPQIRYISLPADYFPLLLIVGIVISGILMRYFLRVDVVGIKEFVVSLFSLKPKINEGIGTIFYVHLFLVSALIAYFPFSKLVHLGGVFLSPTRNLPNDSRIRRHVNPWNYPVKVHGYAAYEDEFREKMIEAGLPVEKES
- a CDS encoding 4Fe-4S dicluster domain-containing protein, with the translated sequence MNEDRRSFLKLAGLCALGVGAKPVTDAMAGSGQSPYSSKPRALQAKRWGMVVDVKTCQEKIAKDQCRDCIAACHITHNVPEIEGAKEEIKWIWQTPYEHAFPGQVDEFAQLTGTPFMVLCNHCDNPPCVRVCPTKATFKREDGVVMMDFHRCIGCRYCMAACPFGARSFNFQDPRPFIKEVRTEFPTRMRGVVEKCNFCAERLADGLQPACVEACKPKALIFGDLEDPDSDVRRALRGKYAIRRKTFLGTRPSVLYLV
- a CDS encoding (Fe-S)-binding protein; this encodes MAVKTPKPTELAQIEHSPSFTGWMDVPVQFREGVYCHAGKPKNLEAVGLPNPREWAVPDEDWALPSDWMEIVRQGFKDRLDRYRSFHVFMDICVRCGACADKCHFFIGSGDPKNMPVLRAELIRSIYRGEFTTAGRILGKLAGGRKLTVDVLKEWWYYLFQCTECRRCSVFCPYGIDTAEVTIIGRELLNLIGLNTDWISAPVANCYRTGNHLGIQPHAFKDMIDFFVDEIEGVTGVRVSPTFNRKGAELLFVTPSGDVFADPGTYTCMGYLMLFHALDLDYTWSTYASEGGNFGLFTSHEMMKRLNAKMYLEAKRLGVKWILGGECGHMWRVINQYMDTMNGPADFLEVPVSPLTGTKFHQAASTKVVHIAEFTADLIKNGKLALDPSRNDDLVVTWHDSCNTARGMGFFEEPRYVLKNVVNHFYEMPENTIREQTFCCGSGSGLNAGENMEIRMRGGFPRANAAKYVHEKHGVNMMSCICAIDRAVLTASMQYWVPEVGVCGLHELVANALIMPGEKERTLNLRGEPLPGVEEEEDV
- the dsrJ gene encoding sulfate reduction electron transfer complex DsrMKJOP subunit DsrJ; its protein translation is MYNSVKIIIGLIIFVGLMAYPIWSSIGKPGPAPELVLTEKAKQAKVCIEATPWMKESHMQLLDNWRNKVVREKNRLYTNAQGQAYNMSLTNTCLDCHSNKDTFCDRCHNYTSVRPYCWDCHNVPKGKSDERRP
- a CDS encoding methyltransferase domain-containing protein codes for the protein MVSHPVLPSKYETTTTDIRVADKSLTFLQIRNMDAVIGELLKPGKKGEGERPFWAKIWESSVLLAHLLSMLPVKSDASMLEIGCGMGVAGLFASAFGHDTILTDINEDALAFARANAALNGLEDTRIVRLDWGSDRLERRFDMIFGSDVLYTDGSYGLLIEFLKAHLKPDGKVVLAVSGFISAATFFKEAEPVFKIGKKTYALRSDTRSHSIFLYTLEYP
- a CDS encoding RsbRD N-terminal domain-containing protein, producing the protein MIEVLLADKRRKSRILDTWFEDILKSYPDQTAKIFKTKKNRFANPVGVILSEEIGAIYDGLIEGAEIQELSRFLDNIIRVRAVQDFTASNAVRFVFLLKGILRGELAAEINSGQVSAQELFELETRIDGVALLAFDIYMRCREKLYDLRANELKNRTFRLLQRANLIVDLELKKEAETDAEQD
- the dsrA gene encoding dissimilatory-type sulfite reductase subunit alpha, with the protein product MAFEPQEPQKELKYDELRIYSDAELKNYTEKELKNFKIKHDIPMCEDLESGPWPSFVADAKREALHRRKLAADRMMIERDVVEDMLGQLELSFKDGETHWKHGGIVGVFGYGGGVIGRYSDLQVKFPSIAHFHTVRVNQPASKFYNTDYLRSLCDLWEYRGSGMMNLHGSTGDIIFLGTFTEQLEPIFYELTHVMQQDLGGSGSNLRTPSCCIGKARCEWACYDTQELCYDLTHHYQDELHRPAFPYKFKFKFDGCPNGCVASIARSDLSFIGTWKDNIRIDQKAVSAYMGGEIIPNAGAHRGRDWGAFDIRKEVIDLCPTGCMWLEGGKLMIDDKECTRCMHCINVMPQALRPGVDTGVSILCGAKAPILEGAQMAVLTIPFMKAEPPYDNIKAFIEKVWDWWMEEGKNRERLGELIQRQGLPKFIQVLGIPAMPQMVKEPRSNPYIFWKEEDVPGGWQRDIQDYRSRHAR